From Streptomyces chrestomyceticus JCM 4735, one genomic window encodes:
- a CDS encoding SDR family oxidoreductase has protein sequence MRVFVTGATGWIGSAAVDELLAAGHGVVGLARSDASAATLEAKGATPLPGGLDDLDVLRRGAAEADAVVHLANKHDWGNPAESDRAERAAVETMAEALTGTHKPFVVANGLSGIVEGRAALETDSSPDVGPGASRGGSENLALDYIRRGVNSVIVRFAPSVHGAGDWGFVAFLAKAARDRGVSGYIGDGSVEWSAVHRSDAARLIRLGVERAPAGTRMHAVAEESVTTRAIAEALGEALGLPVASIAPEDAGEHFGFVGGFFATPMAASSARTRELLGWKPTGPTLVEDILDGAYGG, from the coding sequence ATGCGCGTCTTCGTCACTGGTGCGACGGGCTGGATCGGGTCGGCGGCGGTCGACGAGCTGCTCGCTGCCGGTCACGGCGTCGTCGGTCTGGCCCGGTCGGACGCCTCGGCGGCGACTCTTGAGGCGAAGGGCGCGACGCCGCTGCCCGGCGGCCTCGACGACCTCGACGTGCTGCGCCGCGGCGCAGCCGAGGCGGACGCGGTCGTGCACCTCGCCAACAAGCACGACTGGGGCAACCCCGCAGAGTCCGACCGCGCCGAGCGCGCCGCGGTCGAGACCATGGCCGAGGCCCTGACAGGCACCCACAAGCCCTTCGTGGTCGCCAACGGACTCTCCGGCATCGTGGAGGGGCGCGCCGCCCTGGAGACGGACTCCTCGCCGGACGTCGGCCCCGGCGCGTCGCGCGGAGGCAGTGAGAATCTCGCGCTCGACTACATCCGCCGGGGTGTGAACAGCGTCATCGTGCGCTTCGCGCCCTCGGTGCACGGCGCGGGAGACTGGGGTTTCGTGGCCTTCCTCGCCAAGGCCGCCCGTGACAGAGGTGTGTCCGGCTACATCGGTGACGGCTCGGTGGAGTGGTCGGCGGTGCACCGCTCGGACGCCGCGCGGTTGATCCGGCTGGGCGTCGAGCGCGCCCCGGCGGGGACGCGGATGCACGCGGTGGCCGAGGAGTCGGTCACCACCCGTGCCATCGCGGAGGCGCTGGGCGAGGCGCTCGGTCTTCCCGTGGCTTCCATCGCGCCCGAGGACGCGGGCGAGCACTTCGGCTTCGTCGGCGGCTTCTTCGCCACGCCGATGGCGGCCTCCAGCGCTCGCACACGCGAACTGCTGGGCTGGAAGCCGACCGGGCCGACGCTGGTCGAGGACATCCTCGACGGTGCCTACGGCGGCTGA
- a CDS encoding TetR/AcrR family transcriptional regulator yields MEQQSARLGRPRSERARAAVLHAADDLLVEVGYAAMTVKGIADRAGVGRQTVYRWWSTKAEILLEASADDARQELAVEPTGDLVAELAAYLDALTVFLTRSHAGAAYRALIGEAQHDPAVAALLADHDVIGDSARVILSRALGADTCRRTLDQATASLIGPVFFWHFTGRDPALLDTAALAETCGRQLARRSGTSGGGGSAD; encoded by the coding sequence ATGGAGCAGCAGAGTGCCCGTCTCGGCCGGCCCCGGAGCGAGCGGGCACGCGCCGCCGTTCTCCACGCCGCCGACGATCTCCTCGTAGAGGTCGGTTATGCGGCGATGACCGTGAAGGGCATCGCCGACCGCGCGGGCGTGGGCCGGCAGACCGTGTACCGATGGTGGTCGACGAAGGCGGAGATCCTCCTGGAGGCCAGTGCCGACGACGCCCGGCAGGAGCTCGCAGTGGAGCCGACGGGCGATCTCGTGGCCGAACTCGCCGCCTATCTCGACGCGTTGACGGTCTTCCTCACACGTTCACACGCGGGGGCGGCCTACCGCGCGCTGATCGGCGAGGCGCAGCACGACCCGGCCGTCGCCGCCCTTCTGGCCGACCACGACGTCATCGGCGACAGTGCGCGCGTCATCCTCAGCCGCGCCCTGGGCGCGGACACCTGCCGCCGTACGCTCGACCAGGCGACGGCGTCCCTCATCGGGCCGGTGTTCTTCTGGCACTTCACCGGCCGCGATCCGGCACTTTTGGACACGGCCGCCCTCGCCGAGACCTGCGGCCGGCAGCTCGCGCGGCGGTCCGGGACGTCCGGGGGCGGCGGCAGCGCCGACTGA
- a CDS encoding SDR family oxidoreductase has protein sequence MIIVTGATGRLGRRTVERLLERVPADRVGVSVRDPRTAKDLADRGVRVRQGSFDDPASLVHAFEGAGQLLLVSLDRTGEECVSGHRAAIDAAVQAGAGRILYTSQTGAAHDSRFPPCRDHAATEDLLRATGLPWTALRNGFYAASALQFLESARHTGDIALPADGPVAWTGHDDLAEAAAVILADEGRFEGPTPPLTGPAALDFDTVAELASQVTGRPITRTVVPGDVFREQALAHGAPAPVADLMLSIFAAARNGEFTAVDPTMAELIGREPAAFGSLLERAWAE, from the coding sequence ATGATCATCGTGACCGGAGCCACCGGCAGGCTCGGCCGCCGCACCGTCGAGCGCCTGCTGGAGCGCGTCCCCGCCGACCGCGTCGGCGTCAGCGTCCGCGACCCCCGCACGGCGAAGGACCTCGCCGACCGCGGCGTCCGCGTCCGCCAGGGCAGCTTCGACGACCCCGCCTCGCTCGTGCACGCCTTCGAGGGGGCCGGGCAACTGCTCCTCGTCTCGCTCGACCGCACGGGCGAGGAGTGCGTCAGCGGCCACCGCGCGGCCATCGACGCCGCCGTGCAGGCCGGCGCCGGCCGCATCCTCTACACCAGCCAGACGGGCGCCGCCCACGACTCCCGCTTCCCGCCGTGCCGCGACCACGCGGCAACCGAGGACCTGCTGCGCGCCACCGGCCTGCCCTGGACCGCGCTGCGCAACGGCTTCTACGCGGCCAGCGCCCTGCAGTTCCTCGAGTCCGCCCGGCACACCGGCGACATCGCCCTGCCCGCCGACGGCCCGGTCGCCTGGACCGGCCACGACGACCTCGCCGAGGCCGCCGCAGTGATCCTCGCCGACGAGGGCCGCTTCGAGGGGCCCACTCCGCCGCTCACCGGTCCGGCGGCACTCGACTTCGACACCGTCGCCGAACTCGCGTCCCAGGTCACCGGGCGGCCCATCACCCGCACCGTCGTCCCCGGCGACGTCTTCCGTGAGCAGGCTCTGGCGCACGGCGCCCCGGCTCCGGTCGCCGACCTGATGCTGAGCATCTTCGCCGCGGCGCGCAATGGCGAGTTCACCGCTGTCGACCCGACGATGGCCGAGCTGATCGGGCGAGAGCCCGCCGCCTTCGGCTCCCTACTGGAGCGGGCCTGGGCCGAATAG